A single genomic interval of Juglans regia cultivar Chandler chromosome 1, Walnut 2.0, whole genome shotgun sequence harbors:
- the LOC109008678 gene encoding myb-related protein 330-like: MGRSPCCAKEGLNKGAWTSQEDDILIEYIRINGEGKWRNLPKNAGLKRCGKSCRLRWLNYLRPDIKRGNIGPDEEDLIIRLHKLLGNRWSLIAGRLPGRTDNEIKNYWNTNLGKKVQNHQISTTVSIPPKLSGHSDENNFPPPAVSTTPMLSGYTDENNFPPPAVSTTPMLSGYTDENNFNPVPTINLMSSIDTSTLPSSPISKTCTNSNVIRTKAFRCSSKLLLTPQPNKSCKENLETNVIGVGLMPMDGQHHSVNKPTELSGAFDELLSLVTTTPTPTGSSGDHNNNQSSDLLMNFNVGHICLSDLLNSDFSGVCDFNYSDDNMSNDLSPVSADQPPLTQYSDHRDMLQDWKINNSCVQTMNYVAPNLQYSFSSLLNSVAEWFEE; encoded by the exons ATGGGGAGGAGCCCTTGTTGTGCTAAGGAGGGCTTAAACAAAGGTGCTTGGACATCTCAAGAAGATGATATTCTCATCGAGTACATTAGAATCAATGGTGAAGGCAAATGGAGAAACCTTCCCAAAAATGCAG GTCTGAAAAGATGTGGGAAGAGCTGCAGGCTTCGATGGTTGAACTACCTGAGACCAGATATCAAGAGAGGTAACATAGGACCGGATGAAGAGGACCTCATCATTAGGCTCCACAAACTTCTGGGAAACAG ATGGTCTCTAATTGCTGGGAGGCTTCCGGGCCGAACagacaatgaaataaaaaactacTGGAACACCAACCTGggaaaaaaagttcaaaaccaCCAAATCAGTACTACCGTTTCGATTCCTCCTAAGCTTTCAGGGCATTCAGATGAAAACAATTTTCCGCCACCTGCAGTTTCAACGACTCCTATGCTTTCAGGTTATACcgatgaaaacaattttccGCCACCTGCAGTTTCAACGACTCCTATGCTTTCAGGTTATAccgatgaaaacaattttaatcCAGTACCAACGATCAACCTGATGTCCTCCATTGACACAAGCACCTTACCATCATCACCAATATCGAAAACCTGCACGAACTCCAATGTGATCCGGACCAAAGCTTTCAGGTGCAGCTCTAAGCTTCTTCTGACCCCACAGCCAAACAAGTCATGTAAAGAAAATTTGGAGACCAACGTGATCGGGGTAGGATTAATGCCGATGGATGGTCAACATCATTCGGTAAACAAGCCCACGGAATTATCTGGTGCATTCGATGAGTTATTATCACTTGTTACtactactcctactcctacagGATCATCAGGAGATCATAATAATAATCAGTCGTCGGATTTGCTGATGAATTTCAACGTGGGGCATATTTGCTTATCGGATCTTCTCAACTCAGACTTCTCAGGTGTTTGTGATTTCAATTATAGTGACGATAACATGAGTAATGATTTATCTCCAGTTTCTGCAGACCAACCACCTCTAACGCAGTACTCTGATCATCGGGATATGCTGCAAGATTGGAAGATAAACAACTCTTGTGTTCAAACAATGAATTATGTGGCTCCAAATCTCCAGTACTCTTTCTCATCACTTCTTAATTCTGTTGCGGAATGGTTTGAAGAATAA